CCCGAGAGCAGGAACGCGCCCCCCAGTAACTGCGCCAACTGCGGCCCGAACATGCTCACCGCCGACAGCAGCGGGGAGTCGGTGGCCCGGTAGACCAGCGTGGCGAGGGCCAGGCCGCCGATCGTCTGGGCGGCGGCGTAGGCGGCGAAGGAGAACAGGAAGGGGCCGTACTCCGGGGTGCGGAGGAGGGTGCGGTAGCTGCGCATGCGGGGAGTGTCGGAGCGGTCGGCGGCTGACGGTTAGTGTTTCGCGCGGTCGCGAAACCACGGGGGGCTTGATGGGCTGGTGGCAGGTCGACGCGGACACGCTCGTCCGCAGCCGGTTCGTGGTCTGCCCGTTCACCGAGACCTTCGCGACGCTGCGGCTGCTGAACACCGGCACCGGCGCCCACCCCGGCGAGGAGGCCTGGCTCCGCGCCCACCTTCCCGGCTACCGGGCACATCTCGCGGCCGACCCGGTGACCGCGCTGCTGGTGCGCTCCGGAATGGGCACGTCGTGGATCGCCGACTTCCTCGCCCCGCTGCCGCGCGACGGGACACCCCTGGAGGAGACCCTGACCGCCATCCGGGCGACCGACCCCGCCGCGGCCCGCGCCGACCTCCGGGTCTCGCTGCGCGGTCCGCTCCCCGCGATCCTGGAGCGCGACGACCTCCCCGAGCGGGCGGCCGCGCTCCTCGCCCACGTCTGGACGCGGACCGTACTGCCGTACTGGAACCGTCGGCGGCGGATCCTGGAGGCGGACGTGGTCGCCCGGACCGCACAGGTGAGCCGGGGCGGCTGGGCGGCCGTCATCGACTCCCTGCTGCCGGGTCAGACCCGCTGGCTCGGCGACAACCGGCTCCAGGTGAACCGGCACGAGCGCCCGCCCCGCGACATCCGCGGCGCCGAACTCGTCTTCGTCCCCGTCACCCACGGACGCGGCTGGGCGACCTGGGAGGAGCCGGGCCGGTACGCCCTCGTCTACGGCTGCGCGGGCGCGCTCGCCGACCCGGGCGCCCGGAGCGTGCCCGCGAGTCTGGGCACGCTGCTCGGCACCGGGCGGGCCCGGGCGCTCGTCCTGCTGGACTCCCCGCTGAGCACCAGCCAGCTCGTCGCCGTGACCGGGCAGGGGCTCGGGTCGGTGGGGCGGCATCTGCGGGTGCTGCTGGACGCGGGCCTCGTGGAGCGGCGGCGGGCCGGGCGGTCGGTGCTGTATGTGCGGACGGCGGCCGGGGAGGGGCTCGTGGAGGCGTCGGGGGCCGGTGCCGCTGCCGGTGACCGGGCGCCGAAACCGGGATTTCGCTGAGCGGAGTTAGCATCCGCTCATGACTACAGATGCCACTTCCTCTCCCCTCGACGTCGAGATCGACGCCCTGACCGGCGGTTCCGCGGACCTCGCCCAGTACGCCGGCAAGGCGGTCCTCATCGTCAACGTCGCCTCCAAGTGCGGCCTGACCCCGCAGTACAACGGCCTGGAGAAGCTCCAGGAGCGGTACGCCGAGCAGGGCTTCACCGTGCTCGGCGTGCCCTGCAACCAGTTCCTCGGGCAGGAGCCCGGCAGCGCCGAGGAGATCGCCGAGTTCTGCTCGGCGACGTACGGCGTGACCTTCCCGCTGACCGAGAAGGTCGAGGTGAACGGCGAGGGCCGGCACGCGCTGTACGAGCGGCTCGTCGGTGTCGAGGACGCCGAGGGGCACAGCGGGGACATCCGCTGGAACTTCGAGAAGTTCCTCATCGGCCGGGACGGGACGGTCGTGGCCCGGTTCTCGCCGCAGACCGAGCCGGAGTCGGACACCGTCGTCACCGCCGTGGAGGGCGCGCTCGCCTAGAGCTCGCCCGGAACGTGTGTCGACAGGCAACGTGTGTCGAAAGGCGTCGTCCGCCCGGACGACGGGCCCCGGCTTGACCTTGCCCCTGGGGCAGGGTCGAGCGTCTTCGTCACCGGGCGGAAGGACCCGTCCGGTGACGGAGGATGCCGAGGTGGACGAGAAAGAGCTGCTGACCATCGGCGCGTTCGCCGCCCGCTGCCGGCTTTCCGCCAAGGCGCTGCGGCTGTACGACCGGCTCGGGTTGCTGTCCCCGGCGTATGTCGACGTGGCCAGCGGATACCGCTACTACCGCGCCGGACAGGCCGAACAGGCCCGGCTCGTGGCCCTGTTGCGCCACCTCGACATGCCGCTCGCGCGGATCGCCGAGGTCGTGGAGGCGGGCGGCGCCGAGGGCGCCGAGCTGCTCGCCGCGTACTGGGCGGACGTGGAGGAACGGCTGGCCCGGCAGCGCACACTCGCCGAGTACCTCCGTGGACGGCTGTCGGGGAGGAGCTCCGAGATGTACGGAAAATTCGTGGTCGAGACGGTGGACGTGCCGGAACAGGTGGTGATCACCGAGATCCGGCACACGCTGGCCGATGAGCTGCCCGCCTGGATCGGCGCCTCGCTGGAGCGGCTGGAGCGGGCGGCCCTGGAGTGCGGAGGGGTCCCGGCGGCGCCGTACGTCGTCTACCACTCCGAGGTGTCGATGGAGAGCGACGGACCCGCCGAGACCTGTGTGCCGGTCGCGGACGAGGATGCGGCGCTGGAGTGGGCCGGGCGGCGGGGGCGGTCCCGGGAGACCGCGGTACGGGTGGAGCCCGCGCAGCGACTGGCGTACACCCGGATCTCCAAGGCGCAGGTGGCGCATCCGCAGATCATCGCCGCGTTCGAGGCGGTGGAGGAGTGGATCACGGCTCACGGGCTCACGCAGGCGGGGCCGTGCCGCGAGGTGTACTTCGCGGACTGGGAGGCCGCGGGGCCGGAGGATCCGGTGTGCGACGTGGCGTTTCCGGTGAGGTGAGACCGGGCGCCTGAGGATGCGGCGGGGCGGGTTGTGCGACGGGTGCGGGCCGGTGGGCGCGGCCTGCCGCCGCGGCCCCGCAGCCGACCGACATCCCGCGGCCGAAGTGCCGCAGGCCATGGCCGAGCCCCCTCGGCAAGGACGGCGATCTGGTCGAGAGGGCTCTGTGGTCGTGCTTGTCCAGTTGTCGCGAGCAGTTGTCGTGTGCAGTTGTCGTGTGCAGTTGTGGGTGAACGGAACGGGGATCAGACCGATCCGCTCCTCACACCTTGACCGAGGACACGAAGGCACTCCACGCCTCGGCAGGGAAGGCCAGCTTGGGGCCCTCGGGAATCTTGGTGTCGCCGAGTTCGAGTACTTCCTCTTCAGCCGACCGCACCATCAGGCACGCCCCGTTGGCATTGGTGTAGGTGGAGGTCGTCCATGTGTCCAGGTCGCCCAGACGAATTGCCATATTCGCTCCGTAGCCATATGCGCAGTGTTCGGATTCCGCCAACCTTTACTGATCGTTGGCGTGATCGACGCTACTCGCAGGCCTCATCTTTCGGAGCAGTCATTCACTCTTCTGGCGGCATATTCCAAGGGACTCTTCCAAATGGACGTGGCCGGGGTGTACTATCCGGCCCGCCCTGTCAGGAAGAAGCTCAACGGGCGTATTCCCGGGCGTACTCCTTGGCGAGGTCCTCGATCAGCTGACGCGACTGGTCGACGTTGAGCGCCTGCGCCCTCAAGTGCTCGTACATCACGGTGTACTTCTGCACGTCGTGCGCCTTCTCCAGGTACAGGTCGCTGGTGACACCCTCGATGTAGACGACGCTGGAGTCCGCCGCGTCCGAGAACTCCAGGATGGAGTACTGACCGCTGAGCCCGGGGTGCGCGCCGACGTCGAACGGCAGGACCTGCACGGTGATATGGGGCTGCTGGGACATCTCGACGAGGTACTCCAGCTGCTCACGCATGATCTGCCGGCCGCCGACGACCCGGCGCAGGGACGCCTCGTCCAGGACCACCCACAGTCGCAGCGGGTCCTGTTCGGCGGCGACCCGGCTCTGCCGGCGCAACCGGACCTCGACGCGCTTGTCGTTCTCCGTCTCCGTCGCCTCGGGTGCGCCGCCGCGCACGATGGCCTCGGCGTACGGCCGGGTCTGCAACAGGCCGGTGATGATCTGGGGTTCGTACACGCGCAGTGACTCGGCGTCGGTCTCCAGACCGATGTAGACGCTGTACGGGATGTCCCCGAACGCGTGCCACCAGCCCTGCTGCCGCGAGTCCTTGGCCATTTGCATGAGGGACTCGACGATGCGCTGGTCCTCGACCTCGTACACACCGCACAGGTCGCGGACGTCACGCTGGCTGATGCTGCGCCGGCCGTTCTCCAGCCGGCTGATCTTCGACTGCGACACCAGCAGGCGTTCGGCGACCTCTTCGGCCGTCATGCCCTTGAGCTCACGGAGCCTGCGCAGCTCCTGGCCCAGCCGGCGCCGCCTCACGGTGGGATTCACATTGGACGCCACGGGACGTGCACCTCCGGCTGCGTGCCTCGTTCTTGACTTTGCGTATCTGCTGTTGAGCAGACTGCCACCAAGGTGCTTATTACCGCTGGGAAACCGCGTATATGCGCCGCGTGCACGTCAGTTGAGAACAACGTGGCGGACAGGGCCCGGACATGCGGCCGCGCGGGGCGTCGGAACCCGACACGCCCGATGTACGGACGTACGGTTCCGTCGCCCCGCGCGGACCAGCGGCTCCCGGACCGGTCCTGGGGACTGAAGGTGCGGCGGCGCTGAGTGGTGCGGGTCGTGCGGTCGTGCGGGTCGTGCTGTCCCGACCGTGCGTGCCGTGGAACTGCGGCTCAGTGAGCCACGGCGCGCGCCATCGGTCCTCGGCGCGGTTGCATCGGAACGCCGCGAGCGGGTTCCGGTGCGGGCCTGACTCCCGGGGCGGCCTGACGGCCGACGGGTGCCGGGCTGCGGCGCGGCTGCGCCGCCACGCCGTTCTGGACGTCCATCACCGCGTGCGCGACGAGACCGCCCATCGGGTCGTGCCTGATGAGGTCCCGCAGCCGGGAGCGCGAGGATCGTCCCTCGTTGCCCGGATACAGGTGCTTGCCGAGGCCGACCGCGTGTGCCAGGGCGGCGAGCGCTGCGGTCCGCGGGTCCGGCGGTACGCCGGTGCGGATCGCCGAATCCAGCCGGGCCTTGATCTCCCGGCTGATCTCGTTGTCCGTCGCCTGGTAGCGAGTCGTCGGCAGCACTCCGCACATCTGTCCCGCCACGGCATGCACCATGCCGCACCGCTCGAGATGCGAGAGGTAGGTCTGACGGAGCCCCAGTCGTGGCCCGCCGATCCAGTTCACTGCCCGCACGGGAGCGCCACGCCTTCGCAGCAACTCCAACGCGCAGTCCAAAGTCGGATCTCCAGTCGGCCGTGGGGCTACCACGGCGATACGATCCCCGTCTGGGGCTATCCGTCCGGCCAGCGCCAGCTCTACTAGCTGTGCTCCGGCCAGTCCGAGGTCGAGCGACTGCGGCTGTGCGGTGGTACCCGTGGTCGGGTCCAACGCCAGCAGTAGAAGCTCCTCCGGAAGCGTTCTGCGGCTCCTGCCCATCCATGCCTCCCCGCGTGGATGAAAGACAGGGTGACCCCTCTCACATTGGTCTGTCGAGGGTGCGTGACCTGTTTGTAGTGGAACCAGTAGGTATGTCGTTCTCGTCTACCGCTTGGGACAGCCCCACACACAGGACACTGGTACATGGTTCGGACAGCGTGGTGTGGCGGTTGCCCGGGCGGCGATTCAACGGTTCGGCGGACGCACGGTGACGGATACCCATCACGTGCGGCACATGAGGAGGCATCGGTGGCGGGCGAGTCCCCCGACAGGTCGAAGCAGCACGAGTCGTCGGGAGAACCGACGTCGGGGAGCGCGAGTCCGGTTCCCGAGGCGAGGAGCGCGCCTCCCGACCCCCGGCTGGCGGTGGCACGGGAGTCCATCTCCCTCGGAGGCGTCGACACCGCCACGAGGATCTTCTCGGTACGAGAACTCCCGACGGCCCCCGAGGAGGCCTCTGAGGGCCCCGTAGAGGCCGGAGCGGAGGGTTCGGGCACCGGGAGGGCCGAGAACGACACTCCGGCCCCGGAGGAGCGCCCTGAGCCCTCCGCCGGGCGCGACGCGCGCCTCCGTGACGCGGTGGCGGCATGGGTGTCCACGGGGGACGACCCCGAGGACACCCCCGACCCGGCCGACAAGACCCCGAAGACCGAGACCGACACGGACGACGCGGACGACGCGGACGACGAAACCGAGGGTGCCGCCGACGCCGAAGCCGACGCAAGCAGCGTGAAGGCCGACACCGAGCCGGAGGCCGAAGCGGAGACCGAGCCGGAGGCCGAAGCAGAGGCCGAGCCGGAGGCTGAAGCGAAGACCGACCCGGAAGCCGAGGCAGAGGCAGAGACCGAGCCGGAGGCCGACCCGGAAGCCGAAGCAGAGGCCGAGCCGGAAGCCGAGGCAGAGGCCGAGCCGGAAGCCGAGGCAGAGTCGGAGCCGGAGACCGCGGCCGACGCGGACACGGCGGCCGACACCGACGTCGCCGACACGGACGTAGCCGACGCAGCCCCTGCCGACGACGAGCACGACCCGGACGCCGGCGACCCGGACGCCCCAGGGGCGCGGGGAACTGCGCGACCAGCCCCCACCCAGCCGCAGAAAACCGAAGACCCCCGCGGCAAGGGCGCGACCCCCAAGGCCGACGTAGCCGACACGGCGGACAAGGCCGACACGGCGGACGCGGCCGACGGCGATCAACCGCCCGTCGACCAGCCCACCGCCGTCTTCAAGGCCCCCCGGCCCGCCGTGGACCAGCCCACCACCACGCTGAAGATCGGCAAGACCGCGGCACCCAAGCCGCCGACCGAGGCCGAGCGGACGAGCAAGTTCGTCGCGCTGAAGCCGCTGGACGAGGCCCGCGAGGCCCGCCCGAAGGCGGACGTGACCGCGGTCGTCCCCCAGGTCGGTCCGGAGCGGACCACGCAGCAGCCGCTGCCGCCGAGGCCCCCGCTCGACCTGCTGGCCGAGCTGACCAACACCCCGCCGCCCCCGCCCAGCCCCCTGCGTACCGTCGCGCGCCGGCTGAAGATCTGGACGCCCCTCGTCCTGCTGCTCGTGGTCGTGTTCGCAGTCGTGCAGAACCTGCGCGCGCTGCCCGCGCCCACGCTCAAGCTCGCCGCCCAGCAGACGTACACCTTCGAGGGCGGCGAGGTCGACATCCCCTGGCCCACGTACGGAGAGGCCGCGCTGGACGTGCAGGGCGTCGGCACCTTCGGCTCGTCCGGTGACCAGAAGCCCGTGCCGATCGCGAGCGTCGCGAAGGTGATGACCGCGTACATCATCCTGCGCGACCACCCGCTCAAGTCCGGCGCCGACGGCCCGAAGATCAAGATCGACCAGGCAGCCCAGGACCAGGTCACGGCCAAGGACGAGTCCACGGTCCCCGTGACCGCGGGCGACAGCATCACCCAGCGCGAGGCGCTCACGGACGTCCTGATCGCGTCCGCGAACAACGTCGCGCGACTGCTCGCCCGCTGGGACTCCGGGTCCGAGAAGGAGTTCGTGGCGAAGATGAACGCCACCGCCAAGGACCTCGGCATGACCAACACCATGTACACCGACCCGTCGGGCCTGAACAACACGACGGTGAGCACGGCCGTGGACCAGGTGAAGCTGGCCAGGACGGCGATGGAGCTGCCCGCCTTCCGCGAGGTCGCGGCCGTGATGTCGTACTACGACTACAAGGACAACAAGCACAACAACTACAACCGCCTGGTGGGCTACAACAACGTCGTCGGCATCAAGACCGGCACCACCACCTCCGCCCTCGGCAACCTCGTCTTCGCCGCGAAGAAGGACGTCAACGGCAAGACCCACCGGATCATCGGCGCCGTGGTGCGGCAGCGCGCGGGCGGTGAGGACAACACGATCCTCTCGGGCGCCCTGGACGCGGGCAAACAGCTGATCCTGGCGGCCCAGGACGCGCTGAAGTCCGCGACGATCCTCAAGAAGGGCGACGTCGTCGGGTACGTGGACGACGGGCTCGGCGGCCACACCCCGGTCGTGCTGACCAAGGACGTCACCGCCGTCGGCTGGTCCGGCCTGAAGGTGAAGCTGTCCTTCGCCGCCGACGACGTACCGCACACCGCGAAGGCCGGCACCAAGGTCGGCACGCTCACCGTCGGCGACGGTGACGGCGGCGCTGTCGAGGTTCCGGTCACCCTCCAGAAGGATCTGGCCGAACCGGGCTTCGCCGACAAGCTGACCCGCGTCGGCTGAGCGGAAACGGGACGGACGCACCGTGCGGCCCGTCGGCCGGACCCTGTCGGGGTTCCGGTCGGCGGGCCGCGTGCTAGCGTCACGAACCGGGGCAGGCAGCCGCTGGGACGCGGCCGGGACATGAAGACGGGACACCACGGGGAGTGCCTTCAGGTGGCCACTGCGGAGCCGACACGCGCCGACGACACCGACCCTGGGCCGGGCGCCGGCCCGCGAATACGCGTGCCCGCGGAAACTGACACCGGGACCGGCGGACCCCTCCGGGGCAGGGCGCGGGCCGGGGCCGCAGTCCTCGCGCTGCGCGAGCGTCTGCTGCGCCATCCGGTGCTCTCCCTCACCGTGCTCTCCGGCGTCCTCCACATCGTCTGGTTCTTCACGTTCGCGAACAGTGGCGGCGACCTGGCGGCGCAGGACGCGTGGGCGGAGTTCGTGGGCCGGCACCCCGACTCCGCGTACAACCTGGCCTGGTACGGCGGCATGCACCCGGTGTCGTACAGCATCGTCTCGCCGTATCTGATGTCGGTTCTCGGCGTCCGTACGACGATGATGCTGGCCGGGACCGTCTCGGCCGGGCTGCTGACGATGATCCTCATCCGCAGCCGGTCGGTGAAGAACCCGCTGTGGGCCTCGCTGGCGGGCGTGTTCGCCTTCCTGTGCAACGCGGCCTCGGGCCGGGTGACCTTCGGGCTGGGCACCATGTTCGCGCTCGGCGCGGTCGCCGTCGTCTTCTGCTGGCCGCACCGCCTGCGCTACAAACGCTGGGCCAAGGCGGCCTGCGCGGCCCCGCTCGCCGCCCTCGCGACCATGGCGTCTCCGGTGGCCGGCCTGTTCGTGGGCCTGGTGGCGGTCGCCCTCTTCCTGCAGAAACGGCGCCCCGGCGCCTGGGCGCTGGGTATCGCGCCCACCGCCGTCGTGGCCCTGTCGGCCTGGCTCTTCCCCTTCGCCGGCACCCAGCCGATGAAGATCACCTCAATGCTGCTGCCGCTGACGTACGGCCTCCTCGTCTACTTCCTCGCGCCGCGCGAGTGGACGACCGTCCGGATCACGGCCGGGGTGTACAGCCTCTCGGTGGTCCTGGTGTGGCTGGTGAGCTCCCAGATCGGCTCCAACATCTCGCGGCTGCCGATGCTGTTCGCGGGGGTGGCCCTGGCGGCCGCGCTGCCGTTCACGGTGCCGCGTTCCCGCAAGTGGTACCTCGTCGTCGCCGCCTTCCTCGGCTTCACCGTCTGGATCGGCTTCAAGTCCGTCGACGACGTCGTCCATACGACCCCCACGGCGTCCTGGGCCCGCGAGCTGGCCCCCCTCGTCAACGAACTCCAGGGCGTCGGCGCCGAGAAGGGCCGCGTCGAGGTCGTACCGGCCGCCTCCCACCGTGAGGCGTCCGCGCTCGCGCCGTACGTCAACCTCGCCCGGGGCTGGAACCGGCAGGCCGACATGGAACGCAACCCGCTCTTCTACGACGACACCCTGAACTCCGCGAACTACCACGAGTGGCTGCAGCGTTGGGCCGTGCACTTCGTGGTCGTGCCGAAGGACGAGCCCGACGGGGACGGCGGTGAGCGGGAGCGGGAGCTGGTCCAGCGCGGGATGCCGTATCTGAAGCAGATCTGGGGCGACGCGAACTGGCAGCTGTTCCAGGTGACCGACCCGGCGCCGCTCGCCTCGCCGAACACGGTCGTCGACCGGGCCGCGCAGGGTGAGATGACGATGCGGGTGAAGAAGGCGGGCCGGATCGTCATCCGGATCCCTTACTCGCCGTGGCTGTCGATCGTCGACGCGGAGGGCAAGAAGCTGAAGGCTCCGCAGGAGACGGAGGCGTCGAAGAACCGGGCCGACGGGGAGCCGAAGGCGTTCGCCAACGTCAACGGGTGCCTGCTGGAGACGCCGGAGGACGCTGACGGGGACAAGTGGACGATGTTGCTGGCGCCGAAGGCGGGGACGTATCGGTTGGCCGCGCCGTACACCGTGCCGCGTGGGACGCCTTGTCCGGACGAGCTGAAGTGATCAACGCAGTGTGATCAGCGCAGTTGATCCACATAGGTGTCCGCGCCCGGGGCGGTCGGGACGAAAGGCGCCGGCAGTTCCGCGCGCCCGAGTCCTTCAGACGGACTCGAACCGCATCCCTCTCCAAATCTGACGCCCAGTCAGGTAGACCGGACTCATGACAGAGGATGCGACGCACACCGATGAGACCCTCAGCCGCACGTACGCGGAACTGGCCGCCGTCGGCCCCTATGGAGCCGACCTCGGGCATGCCCTGATCACCATGGTCGAGCCGCACCCGGGCCATGAACGACAGTACAATCGTTGGTACGAAGACGATCACTTCATCGCCGGCGCGATGGCCATGCCGTGGATGTACGCGGGCCGCCGCTGGGTCGCCACCCGGGACCTGCAACTCCTGCGCTACCCCGCGGCCTCCTCGGTCGCACAGCCGGTGACGGCAGGGTGCTACATCTCCGTCTACTGGATGACCGCCGGCCGCTACAACGACCACATGCGGTGGACCGTGAGCATCAACAAACGACTCAACCGTGACCACCGCGTCTTCCAGGAACGTACGCACGTTTTCACCGCCTTCCAGGATCACGCCGTGACGGTCTACCGCGACGGCGACCACGGCCCCCGAGACATCCACGCCCTCGACCACCCCTACGCCGGGCTCATCGTCCAGGTCATCGACAGCAACTCCCCCGACCAGCGCGGGGAACTGCTCGCCTGGCTGCGCGACGACCACCTTCCGAAACGGCTGGCAGGCTCGCCCGCGGCCCTGGTGACCGCCTTCGCGCCGACGCCGTTGCCCCTGGACCGGATGACCTATGTCAAACAGGTCGAGGGGGTCGGGACCCGGCTGACCCTGCTGTGGTTCCTCGAAGACGATCCGCGCGACAACTGGCGCGACCACTTCGCGGACCTGGACACGGCGGTGGCGGCGTCCGGCCTGGGCGAGGTGCAGTTCATGGCACCGTTCATACCGACGGTGCCCGGGACCGACCGCCATGTGGACGAGTTGCGGTGAACCCAGGCCCGGCAGCGCGACAGCGCAGCCCGTAGGAGGTTCGGAGGGGACTGCCTTCCTCCGGATCGGCCCCAGCGCCACGAGCCGAGGACGCGGGGGTGACCTTCGACACGTCGGAGGTCTTCCGCCGGGCCGGTGGTTTCATCCGGCAGTCATTTCCCCGCCAGTTGCTCCCAGCGCACTGTTCCCGCAGGACGGGCACGTGTCACCCGACCTCTGACGCAATGTCAAATCGACTGTCCATGGCATGAGTTGTGCGGAACGTCTTCGTCCAGGGAACATTCGACGGTTGCCGACAAACACTCTCATGAGGCGTTTCAGCCTCTACTCTGCTGCCAGACCCCCACAGGGCCTTCCCCCGTGGCGTGGGCGGGATTCCCGCCCGTACCACCGAGAACAGGCGGCCGAGGGCATGCAACCACTGCACCCAGAAGATCCCGAGCAGCTAGGGCCCTACCGTCCGGTGGCCCGTCTTGGAGCGGGCGGGATGGGCCGGGTCTATCTGGCCACCTCGTCGGCCGGCCGCGCCGTCGCGGTCAAGGTCATCCGTCCCGAGATGGCCGAGGACAAGAACTTCCGCATCCGCTTCCGGCGCGAGGTGGCGGCCGCGGCGGCGGTCGGCGGCGTCTACACGGCGTCCGTGGTGGACGCCGCTCCGGACGATCGGACGCCATGGCTCGCCACCGCCTACGTACCCGGCCCCACCCTGGCCGAGGCGGTCGCCGCCCACGGGCCGCTGCCGGTGGAGACGGTCCTCGCACTGGGCGCGGGCATCGCCGAGGCGCTGATCGCGGTGCACGCCGAGGGACTGGTGCACCGCGACCTCAAGCCGTCCAACGTGCTGCTCGCGGCGGACGGACCGCGCGTCATCGATTTCGGCATCGTCCGGGCCCGGGACGGCTACCAGCTCACCGGCTCCGGCGGCGTGTTGGGCTCGCTCGAGTACGTCTGTCCCGAACAGGCCACCGGCGACCCGGTGGGACCGGAGGGAGACGTCTTCTGTCTCGGCTCGGTGCTCGCGTTCGCGGCGTCGGGACACCCGCCCTTCAACGGGGCCTCCGCGGCCGGCCTGCTCTACCAGGTGGTCCACGGTTCGGCCGATCTGACCCAAGTACCCGAGCCGCTGGAGAAGATCATCAGCCTCTGTCACGCCAAGGACCCAGCCCTTCGTATCGGCCCCGACCGGCTCTCCGCGGCCTGTGCGCCGGGCGGTGCCGACCAGGTGCTGACGGAGGGCTGGCTGCCCGCGCGGGTGGCCGCCATGGTCGACGACCGCCGGACGGCCGCGATGGATCTCGACCGTCTCGCGCGGACCCTGACGTCCGCACGGCCCACGGCCGACGCAGCCGCCAGGGCCTCCGTCGTGTCCGGGAGACACGGATCGGGCCGGACGCCGACGGGACCGTCGTCGCGCGGCACCGACAGCAGAGCCGGCGCGGCGGACGCAGACCGCATCCTCCCGGCCGGGGACGCCGAGAACCGCGCCGCCGGTGGAGCCGGTGCCACCGTTGGAGCGCCGCCCGCCGCCGATCCGCCGGAGCGGAGACCCCCGGCGGCCGCGGCCGAATCGGCGGAACCGGCGGAACCGGCGGAACCGGCGGAACCGGCGACGGAACGTTCCGCCGCACCCGCGCACCGCCGTGCCCCCGAACGCTCCCGTATCGGTCGGCGCACCCTCCTCGCCGTAACCGCGGGCGCGGCCGTCGTCGGGGGCACCGCCCTCGTCGTCCGAGGCAGGGCCGGCAGGCAGCCGGCCCGCCGGCCCGGACCCGCCCCCGAGCCGACCTGGGTGTACCGCGGCGGCCCACTGCTCCAGACCCCGGCCGTCTTC
This is a stretch of genomic DNA from Streptomyces sp. NBC_00285. It encodes these proteins:
- a CDS encoding MerR family transcriptional regulator, whose translation is MTEDAEVDEKELLTIGAFAARCRLSAKALRLYDRLGLLSPAYVDVASGYRYYRAGQAEQARLVALLRHLDMPLARIAEVVEAGGAEGAELLAAYWADVEERLARQRTLAEYLRGRLSGRSSEMYGKFVVETVDVPEQVVITEIRHTLADELPAWIGASLERLERAALECGGVPAAPYVVYHSEVSMESDGPAETCVPVADEDAALEWAGRRGRSRETAVRVEPAQRLAYTRISKAQVAHPQIIAAFEAVEEWITAHGLTQAGPCREVYFADWEAAGPEDPVCDVAFPVR
- a CDS encoding DUF397 domain-containing protein, whose product is MAIRLGDLDTWTTSTYTNANGACLMVRSAEEEVLELGDTKIPEGPKLAFPAEAWSAFVSSVKV
- a CDS encoding helix-turn-helix domain-containing protein, giving the protein MASNVNPTVRRRRLGQELRRLRELKGMTAEEVAERLLVSQSKISRLENGRRSISQRDVRDLCGVYEVEDQRIVESLMQMAKDSRQQGWWHAFGDIPYSVYIGLETDAESLRVYEPQIITGLLQTRPYAEAIVRGGAPEATETENDKRVEVRLRRQSRVAAEQDPLRLWVVLDEASLRRVVGGRQIMREQLEYLVEMSQQPHITVQVLPFDVGAHPGLSGQYSILEFSDAADSSVVYIEGVTSDLYLEKAHDVQKYTVMYEHLRAQALNVDQSRQLIEDLAKEYAREYAR
- a CDS encoding helix-turn-helix domain-containing protein, coding for MGWWQVDADTLVRSRFVVCPFTETFATLRLLNTGTGAHPGEEAWLRAHLPGYRAHLAADPVTALLVRSGMGTSWIADFLAPLPRDGTPLEETLTAIRATDPAAARADLRVSLRGPLPAILERDDLPERAAALLAHVWTRTVLPYWNRRRRILEADVVARTAQVSRGGWAAVIDSLLPGQTRWLGDNRLQVNRHERPPRDIRGAELVFVPVTHGRGWATWEEPGRYALVYGCAGALADPGARSVPASLGTLLGTGRARALVLLDSPLSTSQLVAVTGQGLGSVGRHLRVLLDAGLVERRRAGRSVLYVRTAAGEGLVEASGAGAAAGDRAPKPGFR
- a CDS encoding D-alanyl-D-alanine carboxypeptidase, yielding MAGESPDRSKQHESSGEPTSGSASPVPEARSAPPDPRLAVARESISLGGVDTATRIFSVRELPTAPEEASEGPVEAGAEGSGTGRAENDTPAPEERPEPSAGRDARLRDAVAAWVSTGDDPEDTPDPADKTPKTETDTDDADDADDETEGAADAEADASSVKADTEPEAEAETEPEAEAEAEPEAEAKTDPEAEAEAETEPEADPEAEAEAEPEAEAEAEPEAEAESEPETAADADTAADTDVADTDVADAAPADDEHDPDAGDPDAPGARGTARPAPTQPQKTEDPRGKGATPKADVADTADKADTADAADGDQPPVDQPTAVFKAPRPAVDQPTTTLKIGKTAAPKPPTEAERTSKFVALKPLDEAREARPKADVTAVVPQVGPERTTQQPLPPRPPLDLLAELTNTPPPPPSPLRTVARRLKIWTPLVLLLVVVFAVVQNLRALPAPTLKLAAQQTYTFEGGEVDIPWPTYGEAALDVQGVGTFGSSGDQKPVPIASVAKVMTAYIILRDHPLKSGADGPKIKIDQAAQDQVTAKDESTVPVTAGDSITQREALTDVLIASANNVARLLARWDSGSEKEFVAKMNATAKDLGMTNTMYTDPSGLNNTTVSTAVDQVKLARTAMELPAFREVAAVMSYYDYKDNKHNNYNRLVGYNNVVGIKTGTTTSALGNLVFAAKKDVNGKTHRIIGAVVRQRAGGEDNTILSGALDAGKQLILAAQDALKSATILKKGDVVGYVDDGLGGHTPVVLTKDVTAVGWSGLKVKLSFAADDVPHTAKAGTKVGTLTVGDGDGGAVEVPVTLQKDLAEPGFADKLTRVG
- a CDS encoding GOLPH3/VPS74 family protein; translated protein: MGRSRRTLPEELLLLALDPTTGTTAQPQSLDLGLAGAQLVELALAGRIAPDGDRIAVVAPRPTGDPTLDCALELLRRRGAPVRAVNWIGGPRLGLRQTYLSHLERCGMVHAVAGQMCGVLPTTRYQATDNEISREIKARLDSAIRTGVPPDPRTAALAALAHAVGLGKHLYPGNEGRSSRSRLRDLIRHDPMGGLVAHAVMDVQNGVAAQPRRSPAPVGRQAAPGVRPAPEPARGVPMQPRRGPMARAVAH
- a CDS encoding glutathione peroxidase, which codes for MTTDATSSPLDVEIDALTGGSADLAQYAGKAVLIVNVASKCGLTPQYNGLEKLQERYAEQGFTVLGVPCNQFLGQEPGSAEEIAEFCSATYGVTFPLTEKVEVNGEGRHALYERLVGVEDAEGHSGDIRWNFEKFLIGRDGTVVARFSPQTEPESDTVVTAVEGALA